One candidate division WOR-3 bacterium genomic region harbors:
- the lexA gene encoding transcriptional repressor LexA, whose protein sequence is MFTKDKNRRDKIVQFVRQYVEEHGFPPSFREIARAVGIRSTKAVKYHLDILAEQGILGRTPGQARSLKSAVQPYTLPLIGRIAAGSPVLAVENVEAHISLSRFQDCFLLRVHGESMSGAGIMAGDLVIVRQDAEPQNGDIIVALLDDEATVKRFTRKNGQVVLLPENPNFQPIAVSTDRTDFKVIGVVVGLLRNYK, encoded by the coding sequence ATGTTTACCAAAGACAAGAACCGCCGGGACAAGATTGTTCAGTTCGTAAGACAATATGTCGAAGAGCACGGATTCCCGCCGAGCTTCAGGGAAATCGCAAGGGCCGTGGGCATCAGAAGTACAAAGGCGGTGAAGTATCATCTGGACATTCTCGCCGAGCAGGGGATTCTTGGCCGTACGCCGGGTCAGGCCCGTTCGCTCAAGAGTGCAGTCCAGCCATATACCTTGCCTTTAATTGGCCGCATTGCCGCCGGCTCGCCCGTGCTGGCAGTGGAAAATGTCGAGGCGCATATATCGCTCAGCCGGTTCCAAGACTGTTTCCTGCTCCGGGTCCACGGCGAGAGCATGAGTGGCGCGGGCATTATGGCTGGCGATTTGGTGATCGTGCGGCAAGATGCCGAGCCGCAAAATGGCGACATCATCGTGGCGCTTTTGGATGACGAGGCCACGGTGAAACGGTTCACGCGCAAGAACGGGCAGGTAGTTCTGCTTCCCGAGAACCCAAATTTCCAGCCGATTGCGGTCAGCACCGACCGCACGGACTTCAAGGTTATTGGAGTAGTAGTCGGGCTGCTGAGAAACTACAAATGA
- a CDS encoding NusG domain II-containing protein, whose amino-acid sequence MSGVVHKTLFYRLSFADVLLIAVVLAGPVLALRSAIVRPAQAKTVYVYHDNRLLVTQSLARDTVILLLSGFRPRASASRSVPSGLRVEVKAGRVRVAESDCPHQLCVRRGWISRAGQVVVCVPNRVLIEIRGTDAGGIDAETH is encoded by the coding sequence GTGTCAGGCGTGGTGCATAAGACGTTGTTCTACCGCTTGAGTTTCGCGGACGTGTTGCTCATCGCGGTCGTGTTGGCTGGGCCGGTTCTTGCCCTGCGGTCAGCGATTGTCCGGCCGGCACAGGCGAAGACGGTCTATGTGTATCACGATAATCGGCTGCTTGTGACGCAGTCGCTGGCAAGGGATACCGTAATACTACTGTTATCGGGTTTCAGACCTAGAGCATCGGCCAGTAGGAGCGTGCCGTCAGGGTTGAGAGTTGAAGTGAAGGCAGGCCGGGTAAGGGTCGCTGAGTCAGATTGTCCGCACCAATTGTGCGTGCGTCGGGGGTGGATAAGCCGGGCCGGACAGGTAGTCGTCTGCGTGCCAAACCGGGTACTCATCGAAATAAGGGGAACAGATGCCGGTGGAATTGATGCAGAAACACACTGA